A window of the Streptomyces formicae genome harbors these coding sequences:
- a CDS encoding ROK family transcriptional regulator, with product MSQSAADAARSAGAAPVDQVAVRRVNLVRVLGEVRSAGPLSRATVARHTGLTRATVSSLVAELIERRLLRETDYQQDGTVGRPGRRLEIDGRGVAALGLEVNSRYLAAWSMDLAGRTLQERRLVHDATRQDAGHTIRTLAGLAAELIDSARGAGAHTAGIGVAVPGPVDIATGFVRSAPNLHWHDVPVGALLRDLLGLPDEVSVVVDNEANLAALAERGHGQSRAADLVYVTGEAGIGAGIVAGGALLRGSGGFSGELGHIQVDPGGERCACGRIGCLETKVGLPAAMRTAAPDLANGAAAGAAAYDPQEQAAELLRRATEGDPQALTGLDAIGRWLGIGLAIPVNLLNPDVIVLGGYFAAVAPYLMPAAMRELRERAVAGDAAVCRVTGSALGFTAAVRGAADVIVEEIFADPGRVAAAA from the coding sequence GTGTCACAGAGCGCCGCCGATGCGGCCCGCTCCGCCGGGGCGGCCCCTGTCGACCAGGTGGCGGTGCGCCGCGTCAACCTCGTCCGGGTGCTGGGCGAGGTCCGTTCCGCCGGCCCGCTGTCACGGGCCACGGTCGCCCGGCACACCGGGCTGACCCGCGCCACGGTCTCCAGTCTCGTCGCGGAGCTGATCGAGCGGCGGCTGCTGCGCGAGACCGATTACCAGCAGGACGGCACGGTCGGACGCCCCGGTCGGCGGCTGGAGATCGACGGCAGGGGAGTGGCCGCGCTGGGCCTGGAGGTCAACTCCCGCTATCTGGCCGCCTGGTCGATGGACCTCGCCGGCCGCACACTGCAGGAACGGCGCCTCGTGCACGACGCGACGCGCCAGGACGCCGGGCACACGATCCGTACGCTCGCCGGGCTCGCCGCCGAGCTGATCGACAGCGCCCGCGGGGCCGGGGCGCACACGGCGGGGATCGGCGTCGCCGTCCCGGGCCCGGTGGACATCGCCACCGGCTTCGTGCGCTCCGCGCCGAACCTGCACTGGCACGACGTCCCCGTCGGCGCGCTGCTGCGCGATCTGCTCGGGCTGCCGGACGAGGTGAGCGTCGTCGTCGACAACGAGGCCAACCTGGCCGCGCTCGCCGAACGCGGCCACGGGCAGTCCAGGGCCGCCGACCTGGTGTACGTGACCGGGGAGGCGGGCATCGGCGCCGGCATTGTCGCGGGCGGGGCGCTGCTGCGCGGCTCGGGCGGTTTCAGCGGGGAACTCGGGCACATCCAGGTCGACCCCGGGGGCGAGCGCTGTGCCTGCGGGCGCATCGGCTGCCTGGAGACCAAGGTCGGGCTGCCCGCCGCGATGCGGACCGCCGCACCGGACCTGGCGAACGGCGCCGCCGCGGGTGCTGCCGCGTACGACCCCCAGGAGCAGGCCGCCGAGCTGCTGCGCCGTGCCACGGAGGGCGACCCGCAGGCCCTGACCGGCCTGGACGCGATCGGCCGCTGGCTCGGCATCGGCCTGGCGATCCCGGTGAACCTGCTCAACCCCGACGTGATCGTGCTGGGCGGCTATTTCGCGGCGGTCGCCCCATATCTGATGCCCGCCGCCATGCGCGAACTGCGCGAGCGGGCCGTCGCGGGGGACGCGGCGGTGTGCCGGGTGACCGGCTCGGCCCTGGGCTTCACGGCGGCGGTACGCGGCGCGGCGGACGTCATCGTGGAGGAGATCTTCGCCGATCCCGGCCGGGTGGCCGCCGCAGCGTAG